ATTAAAATatgtttgaaaatgtttttttggcATAGACTTATTTATTGATCTTGGAGAATATCTATTTTTATGGGCTCATGTGTCAGttgctgctttcttttttctatgaGACTGCTGAGGAGGCTGTATTTGCAGTTCGTGGTTTGCTTTTAACTGCACGTTCAACCAGGTCTATTTTCCAATACAGTTAATAAACCCTATCCGCAACTCGATATACAAATTGTTTTAGGCAATCACATGTATTAGCACAACACAGCACTTTTTTGTTGAGTATTTAGCTTTGAACCATTCGGATTCTTCACAGTTATATGgttttatgatatatatttcttcatttcaGTTATGGCATTTGGTTTCTGATCAAACATCTGTCTGAATATATTTGTGCAATGTGATCTGGTTTTGGTTGTGCGATAGTACTCCCCTTTCAGATTTAAGACATTGTCATAACTATCGTTTTATATGAGTGAAGTTTTGCTTCTGGTATTAATCAgaatttttttggggaaaacctTTGGAGTtcagaaaacttaaaaaacgtacaatgtaattaaaaaagaaaatgagtttcTTCTAATTTTCTTGTTATGTTTAATGAGAGCTCAAACAAATtaaagatataattttttttcctgaaaacaTGGGGAAGAACACAGTAACAttacacttttttcattttgacatttcTAATTTCTTTGCAAAATAGCTGTGAATTTTTTCCCATTtcccattttcctttgttttccctttcttttcatgctCTTGAGAAAATCGCCTATATTGTGTTGCCTAAACTTTGATATCTACCCACATATTTTAATCTAACCTTTTGCTGCCTATCTTATCAACATAAGTTGTGTTTTGAATCTCAAGTCATTGCTCTGGTTCTCATTCCTGCCCTAGGGCTCCACCTGAGTCATCATAATCTTATTGTTAaaaagtatatatgtatatatatatatatatatatatatatatatatatatatatatatatatatatatatatatatagagagagagagagagagagagagaaatgtgtTATGGTTTTATAGCTTCAGTATGCCATGCAGCCAAGGCTGCATATAAGTTCTGCTGCAGTAAAGCAAACTCTTCAGCGTATAAACCTGTGGTTTGGTTACCCATATTTTGTTAaacaatttttatgttttgtggTTCATCAGCCCAATTTGAGGAAGCCAATGGTAACTTGAAATCTTACACGATGTTTAATCCTGTAAATATTATGGAGCAATTGTATGCAACAAAGGGAGCATACAAAAACATGTAGATTTCCTTAAAGAAGTCTGATATGTTCTGTTTGTGCATTGTGGATTATCAGCTTGAGGATGACTTCCTACAAAGATGATATACAGTAACCGGTTTGGATGCTAGATAATTTAATATTTAAGGTTACCAAGAGCTTTTAGATTGTCAACCTTATCTGCCTATTGCATCTAGTTTTCAACATTTCACATTTGAAACCATGAGGGGGGATACTGTTCTCTTCAGCTTGTATGTCCTAGAAAAGTCATTCAGCAGGCATGGTAATGATGGTAAAGTTGTGAAGTGAATGGCATTTTGCATTCTAATGTTGTTATGGTAAGTATAGCGAGTCTCGCTGTGGTTTGCAGGTTCTTCTTTCGCCAAGGAGCTTCTTTGGAGTAGAGGATTTTGTAGACGATGATAATGGGCGGCCTTACACTtacaagaaggagaagaaatcaAAGAACCCCCACAAGCATGTCTCGTTCAAGCAGCGTACGATAGCATATATGGAACCCTTCACACTTGACGTGTTCATATCCAAGCGCTTTGTTTCTGCATCGCTTACCCATAGGGTGACCAGCAAACAAGTTGCGGTTGCTGGTACAAACTCGAAAGACATCAAGGCAATTCTCAAGTCCCGATGTGATATACCCGCTTGCATGGCAGTGGGTCGAATCTTGGCTGATAGAGCAAGGGAGGCTGACGTCTATACCGCTTCATACACACCTAGGGACCGCGACAAGTTTGAAGGTAAGATACGAGCTGTTGTCCAGTCCCTCATCGACAGTGGAATTGATGTCAAGGTTTATCCCAACTAATTTGAGAATTGTCTAGCAGTTTAGTGCTCCTCATGCATTCTGAATGTCGTTTTTTGGAAATGGTGGCTTGTGTTCATATATCGATTGGGACTGAAAGTAGGAAACGTGTTTTCATTATCCGAAGAGGAAAAGGTCAAACAGGCCACTGTTTATTGGTGCACAAGGAAGAAGCTCTATAGTTATTGGACTAACTTgttacttttctttcattaatatgGCTGTTTCATGCGTCTTTTCGACATTGTAGAGGAAAAGTTGTGCTTTTAAGTTTTGGAGGCCGATGCCGCTGTGGGCCTCTTTGAAGCATGAGCGTCCCATAAGAAATGGCTTATCATGTCGACGATTTCGCGTGCACACGCCAACCCCTGATTGGTGCCTTTCGTGTGCATGGTACATGCTTTCGATCAGCGTCTACCCTGGTCAAGATGTAAGTATATATTCAAACTAGGATCTGCTTGATTGGTActttggattggatttacatgGAACAAAAGGTTGCTTATAGAGGGTAATCAATTTCTAAGTAACTTCCATGCTTTTTGGACCGTTTTACGTGTTAAGATTTCTGAACCTTTGTTCAACAGTTCAGCATTGCTGCTTATGGTTTAGATGCAGATTAAGCCTGTCTGATGGGATATGATTCTCGGCTTGGAGTTGGTTCTTTGCTGATCCAACTTGCCTCAATCATCCTTGTTGGCGATCCTATTAGGAACgaggtcctctctctcttgcaacGCCAATAGAAGAAaacgaaagagagaaagagaagaaggcACAAGGACTTTATGTGGTTTAACTGATCTTTTCATTGTCACAAAGAGccaaaaaatacaagaaactTGTATATTAGGGCAAAATTACATGAATGGTCTTACAAGAAATTCACCTATTCAACGTAGTTCGGGCTCCACACTCCGTCAAATCCCTCTATCCAACTGTTTGAAACCTGCACCTTGACGTACTCTTGTGCACGTTAAACAACAACATGGTGAGCATTAGAATAGAGACAAAACCATGTCTGCTTCCGGACGCCGTTTTCTATCAAAGGTTCTAGCCTAAATCCAAAGCCTATTTTATCTGTTGAAGCCTTGAAAATTTATCAATGGCTTATTTTATGAGGTCTCAGATAATCTAATGATTCGCAACCATGAGATCTCCGTTACCATTGTGAAAAAGCCACTAAGGGTTGGTACAATAATTCAACAAAACTTGAAGGTAAGGAGTACCAACACTCTGATGTCATCTGACCAAAAGCTTTAGTTTTCTGGGTCACAAGAGAAACCACTGAAGCATCTGAAATGTGTCCGGATTTGTCAGAACAGAATGTGCATGTGTACCATGTCTTCCTATAGTTGTCTTCCAGCCGCTCGACGGAAACCTTCTAATCTGGCATATATGATGTGAGAATCAGGTGTTGAGGAGAAATGCTTGGATGTGTAAAATGGCCGCAAAagcatgttttaatttttttttttttctaatgcattgtggttttctttttcctctttcaacGTGCTAAGTTAAGAACT
This window of the Nymphaea colorata isolate Beijing-Zhang1983 chromosome 2, ASM883128v2, whole genome shotgun sequence genome carries:
- the LOC116246926 gene encoding uncharacterized protein LOC116246926; translated protein: MIRNAVRSIWSGGHLSSREGVIYSLSYARRGFHEGQVLLSPRSFFGVEDFVDDDNGRPYTYKKEKKSKNPHKHVSFKQRTIAYMEPFTLDVFISKRFVSASLTHRVTSKQVAVAGTNSKDIKAILKSRCDIPACMAVGRILADRAREADVYTASYTPRDRDKFEGKIRAVVQSLIDSGIDVKVYPN